Proteins encoded together in one Benincasa hispida cultivar B227 chromosome 1, ASM972705v1, whole genome shotgun sequence window:
- the LOC120069021 gene encoding 26S proteasome non-ATPase regulatory subunit 8 homolog A codes for MDPKLTEVSQHFERFKAALVRHDYDSCNNLLSQLKVFLTGFRSLPPLFEDTPNAVHELTVARDIYEHAVLLSVKVEDQDAFERDFFQLKPYYTDARNRLPPSPQEYPILGLNLLRLLVQNRIAEFHTELELLSTSALENPCIKHAVELEQSFMEGAYNRVLSARQTVPHETFGYFMDLLAKTVRDEIAGCSEKAYDYLSISDARQMLLFSSDQELLDYVKEEHPEWEITNGVVYFQKAKESAPCKEIPSLQLINQTLSYARELERIV; via the exons ATGGATCCGAAGCTAACTGAGGTATCGCAGCACTTCGAGCGCTTCAAAGCTGCTCTTGTTAGGCACGATTATGATTCTTGTAACAATCTCCTCTCTCAGCTCAAG GTTTTTTTGACTGGATTCAGAAGTCTTCCACCATTGTTTGAAGATACGCCCAATGCTGTCCATGAATTGACGGTAGCTA GGGATATATATGAGCATGCTGTGTTGCTTAGTGTGAAGGTGGAGGATCAAGATGCATTTGAAAGAGATTTCTTCCAATTGAAGCCTTACTATACTGATGCTcg TAACCGCCTTCCTCCATCCCCTCAGGAGTATCCCATCTTGGGtctcaaccttttgaggctCCTTGTGCAGAACAGAATTGCTGAATTCCATACTGAACTTGAACTTCTTTCCACCTCTGCTTTGGAGAACCCATGCATTAAACATGCTGTGGAGTTGGAGCAATCGTTCATGGAAGGGGCTTACAACCGTGTGTTGAGTGCTCGACAGACTGTGCCACATGAAACCTTTGGTTATTTCATGGACCTCCTTGCAAAGACTGTAAG AGATGAAATAGCCGGTTGCAGTGAGAAGGCATATGATTATCTTTCAATAAGTGATGCACGCCAAATGCTGTTGTTTTCCTCAGACCAAGAACTTTTGGACTATGTCAAGGAG GAACATCCCGAGTGGGAGATAACGAACGGTGTCGTATATTTTCAGAAGGCGAAAGAATCTGCACCTTGCAAGGAAATACCTTCCCTTCAACTTATCAACCAAACTCTCAGTTACGCAAGAGAGTTAGAGCGGATTGTATGA